In Toxoplasma gondii ME49 chromosome X, whole genome shotgun sequence, a single genomic region encodes these proteins:
- a CDS encoding BT1 family protein (encoded by transcript TGME49_236020~Predicted trans-membrane domain (TMHMM2.0):45-68:115-135:143-166:212-235:247-270:273-296:308-328:347-370:376-396), with protein MSACGALRCILSVVWYMRCLPLLTALNPLHLCSFLSRVIQHGGGKFFVLLISVYMLVRGAVGGMAQAALLPYFRERSYDAIAYQRVDAIANIPFCLKGLMGSLSDALPLGGYRKKYYMVLAALAGVLGVCLFSFVSDTFSTRHIWLATVSIFLIFFEIATCELMCAGMYSELMSTNSTVKSDFVTFAFFNYTVGNLFGRGISGVITDAASAQTVYRVALPLAAQVLIPLTLNFMPEKRGPFCVATEKLLESRGMFLMALMVAAVSVGLAIVSLTSIGGLAFGYCIFGFGFLSVLLFRTLPLRMAKCNMYLFCWAVGNISISGALDYFFTAAPACLPDGPHFDYKYYSTYTTLLGALATLLALWGFHNFLVEWTYVQVAWVTSVVKALAALFDYIIVRRLNVLAGIPDAAIYFFGDAIVVNLIRTLHNAPEYMLIAKLCPRGLEVTAYAILDGISYAGYNIAAQVGALLTSRANVATTEAEGCDFSNLGMLVLATQVAVPICLAPLASILLPRVPISADLPSEETQSPDNRERSPTVDRRSTEELDEDETHVLHQRACNRAAAESQAEARNKCTSLSAVHPANSVPTEVDKQPLQSTEKTCDTSTT; from the coding sequence ATGTCGGCTTGTGGTGCACTGAGATGCATCTTGTCGGTGGTGTGGTACATGCGCTGCTTGCCTTTGCTGACAGCGTTGAATCCTCTGCATCTTTGTTCGTTCCTATCGCGGGTCATTCAACATGGAGGAGGCAAGTTCTTCGTTTTGCTCATTAGCGTATACATGCTAGTTCGAGGGGCTGTAGGAGGAATGGCGCAGGCCGCGTTGCTTCCCTACTTCAGAGAGCGGAGCTATGATGCTATTGCATACCAGCGTGTAGATGCGATAGCAAACATTCCGTTTTGTCTGAAAGGGCTCATGGGTTCTCTTAGCGATGCACTGCCTCTCGGCGGGTATCGAAAGAAGTACTACATGGTATTAGCAGCGCTGGCAGGTGTACTGGGAGtatgtctcttttcgttTGTGTCGGACACGTTCAGCACGAGACATATCTGGCTTGCTActgtctccatcttcctcATCTTTTTTGAAATAGCCACTTGCGAGCTCATGTGCGCCGGCATGTATAGCGAGCTCATGTCAACTAACTCTACAGTCAAATCTGATTTTGTCacgttcgccttcttcaactACACAGTCGGCAACCTCTTTGGCCGCGGCATTTCCGGCGTTATCACTGACGCGGCCAGTGCCCAGACTGTGTATCGCGTGGCCTTGCCTTTGGCTGCACAGGTGCTAATTCCTCTGACACTCAACTTCATGCCAGAAAAACGTGGACCCTTTTGCGTGGCGACAGAAAAGTTACTAGAGAGTCGAGGCATGTTTCTCATGGCCCTCATGGTTGCCGCTGTTTCCGTGGGTCTAGCGATCGTGAGTCTGACTTCGATCGGGGGGTTGGCTTTTGGTTACTGCATTTTCGGCTTTGGATTCTTGTCGGTGCTTCTGTTCCGCACGTTACCACTGCGAATGGCTAAGTGTAACATGTATCTGTTTTGCTGGGCTGTTGGAAATATCTCGATATCGGGGGCTCTGGATTACTTCTTCACTGCCGCTCCTGCTTGTCTGCCGGACGGTCCCCACTTTGACTACAAATACTACTCGACGTACACAACACTGCTTGGGGCACTTGCAACACTGTTGGCCTTGTGGGGTTTCCACAACTTTCTAGTCGAGTGGACCTACGTCCAGGTGGCTTGGGTGACATCCGTTGTGAAGGCGCTGGCAGCTCTGTTTGATTACATCATTGTGCGCCGACTGAATGTGCTAGCAGGCATTCCGGATGCTGCGATCTACTTCTTTGGGGATGCAATTGTCGTCAACCTTATCCGTACCCTCCACAACGCGCCAGAATACATGTTGATCGCCAAGCTCTGTCCCCGCGGCCTGGAGGTAACCGCTTACGCCATTCTCGACGGCATCAGCTACGCTGGATACAACATAGCAGCGCAAGTAGGGGCGTTATTGACAAGCAGAGCTAATGTGGCCACTACAGAGGCTGAAGGATGCGACTTTTCAAATCTCGGCATGCTCGTTCTTGCAACACAAGTGGCTGTCCCCATTTGCCTTGCACCTTTGGCGTCCATCCTACTCCCTCGTGTCCCCATTTCGGCAGACCTCCCTTCCGAGGAGACTCAGTCACCCGACAACCGAGAGCGCTCACCCACGGTCGACCGAAGAAGTACAGAAGAACTGGATGAAGATGAAACCCACGTGCTGCATCAACGCGCGTGCAATCGCGCTGCCGCTGAATCTCAGGCGGAAGCTCGGAACAAATGCACGAGTCTGTCAGCAGTCCATCCGGCTAACTCTGTGCCAACAGAGGTTGACAAGCAACCGCTTCAGTCAACAGAAAAAACTTGTGATACCTCCACTACATAG
- a CDS encoding hypothetical protein (encoded by transcript TGME49_236030), with translation MSLFGVVVPGRPCLAPTQVTGQAPALGTFQSGQWVCDLVNPGEISDLVCFLTSPLPSNNEGAGIYYSVAPFTDWEFMGVITNNRPSVLLSPGWSLLPQVNQQPIVKLGVSLESAEVLQEKLLTKPPPDVKKEYARRVALNLYRYIESFQGGAAMPLLDQWFQRCASHNPAFKHSRSARRSPDTACTWR, from the exons ATGTCTCTCTTTGGAGTCGTCGTTCCGGGGCGGCCTTGTCTGGCGCCTACCCAGGTTACAGGCCAGGCACCTGCTCTCGGAACTTTCCAGTCTGGTCAGTGGGTTTGCGACCTGGTCAATCCGGGGGAAATTTCCGACCTCGTTTGTTTCCTGACTTCTCCTCTACCGAGCAACAATGAAGGGGCTGGCATATACTACAGTGTAGCGCCCTTCACAGACTGGGAG TTTATGGGAGTCATCACGAACAACCGGCCGAgcgttctgctctctcctggGTG GTCGCTCTTGCCTCAAGTGAACCAACAACCGATTGTAAAGCTAGGTGT ATCGCTCGAAAGCGCTGAAGTCCTTCAAGAAAAGCTGTTGACCAAACCTCCCCCAGATGTGAAGAAGGAGTATGCCCGCCGAGTCGCCTTGAATTTGTACCG aTACATCGAATCTTTTCAAGGAGGTGCGGCGATGCCTCTCCTGGATCAATGGTTCCAACG GTGTGCATCCCATAATCCCGCATTCAAACATTCACGCTCCGCAAGACGGTCTCCGGACACTGCCTGCACTTGGCGTTAG
- a CDS encoding hypothetical protein (encoded by transcript TGME49_235990) yields MRGRRPSQQRKKAASLGASSLLSSLPSSLPSSLFSRGDSVGRRLGKRRGIEEEGGKRKRARGGRSARHNFPEVDQQGGSDLDELPSSEADPREAQQDGEGSFGHEQELAETLKKSKRAVLERKRRRHEERRQKKQIHRKQQQLWKLERQKALLERQLDMQKAAISGVRVNQGTGSGVRTPCGPEADSEDEEEDVSPRREKKTPSSLSSSLSSSLSSLDVRGSVLSALSAKDKKHTVSGEVLLLSGVSSRSTEEHRKAEERRLALDAAGRQLDAELAFLESKLGIGKDSSKAGEKKKKKLAQELLDDGFDEDLQTLLDDILGGKAENRKRKTKTDYDHDEGEMEGEETQEGAHEELGRVEAEEDEEDEEEEDDEEDEEDDEEENEEEEEEEEEEEEEEEEEEEEEEEEEEEEEEEEEEEDEGDEEDEEEGEDLKLKTEQYSTCASASAGKYLPPHLRNRAQRELSNEAEFDGDNPGRNSTRQHGAAPASEASDKANFVASKLPLSCLEKARQTATDAGRGLTQRLRGSLNRVSEGNVEVILQQISQEVKAALTQVLSGALPVPATSPALTPRDVRGLRREQEISFFQEVNCIIVRLLMQSMVESKFSTASLVATQTALCCGLSCLLDASLCSQLLAALGEAFRKFFPLALAQADRRTETGEPVGLYVRHTLMALCFLFDFNVVQPAVFLGLLQRLSGKVATTKEKGEAKNGERNEPLVEFQVECLLMVLRLGGGKLRNDNPVLFKEAWNFLMTRVKGGEGEREVQVHSGREERPFEEQTREEQRARLARVSTSFSGALRQRQEGEQPATTGRLHYLARELEELKNNKGNTIHLASKASQEAMRRWLQTSPLLAQSPLRQCAGEGKSVLVGVSSWQEVEDGVVSVSPSSHRPPVSPHKSVRVEKEKQSCLGDTGSEKALLDLAAKLRLHSEEQKKIFLAIMSAESPNDAVKRLLQLVPRTNKKKNFVTTAVAVLLHISLQQSAFNPFYALVIARLCARCSCASWGRLEAEAEQPPLLGPLGSGRASVNQRRARGPCACLLPPDKEGKVFRRVTQRGLAAQNSAAHGFPLRRLLHLARLEAFLIRIGVVELRVTRFVSFEGEKGQADAHMGLSGKLGVFLKELCTELLCSPAFASVPLPGPSTASPLLPFLSLSALPDVREAFLLVLEDVLLPEARKNACSENGKGAKESVNAACMPGRQGKCVRAKGAMCTPACGIRKDVISRVIWFMKKQERYEEEDPNTFAFDA; encoded by the exons ATGCGAGGTCGTCGACCTTctcagcagaggaagaaggcggcgtctctcggagcctcttctctcctttcctcccttccttcctcccttccctcctcccttttttctcgaggagacagcgtggGGCGACGGCttgggaagcgaagaggcatagaagaagaaggaggcaaaaggaagagagcgagaggcggcagaagcGCTCGACACAACTTTCCAGAAGTAGATCAGCAAG GCGGGAGTGACTTGGACGAACTTCCGAGCAGCGAAGCAGACCCCCGCGAGGCCCaacaagacggagaaggatcCTTTGGCCACGAGCAAGAACTTGCAGAAACTttgaagaagtcgaagagggCCGTGCTGGAGCGCAAGCGGAGACGCCATGAAGAgcggcgacagaagaagcagatccATCGCAAGCAGCAGCAACTGTGGAAgctcgagagacaaaaggcTCTCCTAGAGCGACAACTCGACATGCAGAAGGCGGCGATATCTGGGGTCCGAGTCAACCAGGGAACCGGCtctggtgtacgtacaccctGCGGGCCTGAAGCCGACtccgaggacgaagaggaggacgtctcaccgagacgcgagaagaaaacacctTCGTCTCTATCCTCATCTCTGTcatcttctttgtcttctctcgacgtTCGAGGCAGCGTGCTGTCTGCGCTGTCGGCGAAGGACAAGAAACACACAGTGTCGGGAGAGgtgttgcttctctccggcgtctcttcGCGCTCAACTGAAGAGCAtaggaaagcagaagagcggCGACTCGCGCTGGACGCGGCTGGTCGACAGCTGGACGCCGAGCTGGCCTTCCTGGAGTCGAAGTTGGGAATCGGCAAAGACAGCAGCAAagccggagagaagaaaaaaaagaagctCGCCCAAgaactcctcgacgacgGATTCGACGAGGACCTTCAGACGCTTCTCGACGACATCCTGGGGGGAAAAGCCGAGaaccgaaaaagaaaaaccaaGACAGACTACGACcacgacgaaggcgagatggaaggcgaagagacacaggaaggCGCGCACGAGGAACTAGGCCGTgtggaagccgaggaagacgaagaagatgaagaagaggaagatgatgaagaagatgaagaagatgatgaagaagaaaatgaagaagaagaggaagaagaagaggaagaagaggaagaagaagaggaagaagaagaggaggaagaagaagaggaagaagaagaggaagaagaagaggaagaagaagatgaaggtgatgaagaagatgaagaagagggggaagatTTGAAACTGAAAACGGAGCAATACTCGACGTGTGCTTCAGCCTCCGCAGGCAAATACCTTCCTCCTCACCTTCGCAACAGAGCGCAGCGAGAGTTATCAAATGAAGCCGAATTCGACGGAGACAATCCAGGCCGAAACTCTACACGGCAGCATGGTGCCGCGCCTGCGTCGGAGGCCTCCGACAAAGCGAATTTTGTGGCCTCTAaacttcctctttcttgccTTGAAAAGGCGAGACAAACAGCGACAGACGCAGGTCGAGGCCTAACGCAGCGACTCCGGGGCTCTCTCAATCGTGTTTCAGAGGGAAATGTGGAAGTGATCCTTCAGCAAATCTCCCAGGAAGTCAAGGCTGCCCTGACACAA gtTCTCTCTGGAGCGCTTCCTGTGCCTGCTACGAGCCCGGCTTTGACGCCACGAGATGTCCGAGGTTTAcgcagagagcaagagatctctttttttcaggagGTGAATTGCATTATTGTTCGGCTGCTGATGCAGAGCATGGTGGAGAGCAAGTTCTCcactgcctctctcgtcgccaCGCAGACGGCGCTCTGCTGCGGCTTGAGTTGTCTCCTCGACGCGAGCCTCTGCTCTCAGctcctcgcggctctcggCGAGGCGTTCCGGaagttctttcctcttgcgCTCGCGCAGGCGGACCGCCGAACAGAGACCGGCGAACCGGTGGGATTGTACGTTCGGCACACGCTCATGGCGTtgtgcttcctcttcgacttcAACGTCGTCCAGCCTGccgtcttcctcggccttctccagcgtctctcAGGAAAGGtagcgacgacgaaggagaagggagaagcgaagaacggGGAGAGGAACGAACCTCTGGTGGAGTTCCAGGTGGAGTGCTTGCTGATGGTGCTCCGTTTGGGGGGAGGGAAGCTGAGAAACGACAACCCAGTCTTGTTCAAAGAGGCCTGGAACTTCTTGATGACAAGAGTGaaaggcggcgaaggcgaaagggAGGTGCAGGTACACTCGGGCCGCGAGGAAAGACCTTTCGAAGAACAGACTCGCGAGGAACAAAGAGCGCGTCTCGCGCGTGTGTCTACCAGCTTCTCGGGCGCCTTGCGGCAGAGgcaagaaggcgagcagcCAGCGACGACAG GGCGCCTTCACTATTTGGCTCGTGAACTGGAGGAGttgaaaaacaacaaagGGAACACGATTCACCTCGCGTCCAAAGCCTCTCAAGAAGCTATGCG tcGGTGGCTTCAGACAAGTCCTCTGCTGGCACAGTCGCCGCTTCGGCAGtgtgcaggagaaggaaaatcCGTTCTGGTCGGCGTGTCTTCTTGGCAAGAAGTTGAAGACGGtgtcgtttctgtgtctccgtcttcgcaccggcctcctgtctctcctcacaAATCCGTCcgagtcgagaaagagaaacagtcTTGTTtaggagacacaggaagcgagaaagctCTTCTCGATCTCGCTGCGAAGCTACG tttgcactccgaggagcagaaaaagaTTTTCTTGGCCATCATGAGCGCCGAAAGCCCCAACGACGCCGTCaagcgccttcttcagcttgtACCTCGGACCAATAAAAAGAAGAACTTT GTCACCACGGCGGTCGCGGTGCTTCTGCACATTTCGCTTCAGCAGTCGGCCTTCAATCCGTTCTACGCCCTCGTCATTGCCCGCTTGTGTGCGCGTTGCTCCTGCGCGTCTTGGGGCCGTCTGGAGGCAGAGGCTGAGCAGCCTCCTCTGTTGGGGCCTCTAGGGAGCGGCAGGGCGAGTGTGAATCAGAGGCGAGCGCGCGGACCGTGCGCCTGCCTGCTGCCGCCagacaaggaaggaaaagTCTTTCGACGTGTGACGCAGCGAGGCCTGGCTGCGCAGAACTCCGCTGCCCACGGCTTTCCTCTCAGGAGGCTTCTGCACCTTGCGAGGCTCGAGGCATTTCTC ATCCGCATCGGCGTCGTCGAGCTTCGAGTTACTCGCTTCGTCAGCTTCGAGGGCGAGAAGGGCCAGGCCGACGCTCACATGGGTCTGTCAGGGAAACTTGGCGTTTTTCTGAAAGAG ctctgcACAGAGCTGTTGTGTTCGCCTGCGTTCGCGTCCGTCCCCCTGCCCGGCCCGAGCACGGCGTCTCCCCTGCTACcattcttgtctctctctgctctgccgGACGTCCGCGAggcttttctcctcgttctcgaAGATGTACTTCTGccggaggcgagaaagaacgcatgcagcgagaaCGGCAAGGGAGCGAAAGAGTCTGTCAATGCAGCGTGCATGCCggggagacaggggaagTGCGTCCGCGCGAAGGGAGCCATGTGCACACCCGCCTGCGGGATCCGGAAGGATGTGATAAGCCGCGTTATCTGGTTTATGAAAAAACAAGAGCGatacgaagaagaggacccCAACACCTTCGCCTTTGACGCGTAG
- a CDS encoding ferredoxin, putative (encoded by transcript TGME49_236000) → MMGQMQSLSAGGASLLADGSVCRKALLAAILSPRAIGTLRASSDLRPLSPFLSQPCSSFCSSCGAKYVRRWPSFQSVNAGMSLGSSVGSFPCIPSSVSACTSSRVSPRFALSSYSALSPFLSSSSPPAVASPTAAATRVSSPPSETPSREWEACSTKRHLWFSSKDTQETPADREGTAADVNEGTTAGSSQASEKRSGDNDTQAQGPPVVTFTSADGQTELQCPYRTGQTVLMVAFENDVGIEGACGGQCACSTCHVILNAADFAKFPEADDDEQDMLDLAVHTTNTSRLGCRLKLGEEHNGVKLQLPVATVNQMYR, encoded by the exons ATGATGGGACAAATGCagtctctttctgctggCGGAGCCTCACTGCTCGCTGACGGCAGTGTTTGTCGAAAGGCACTTCTTGCGGCGATTCTCAGTCCTCGTGCCATCGGGACTCTGCGTGCATCATCTGACCTTCGACcgctgtcgccttttctctctcagccttgttcttctttctgctcttcgtGTGGTGCGAAATATGTTCGGCGCTGGCCTTCTTTCCAGTCCGTTAACGCCGGGATGTCTCTAGGCTCCTCCGTCGGTTCCTTCCCGTGTATTCCGTCTTCGGTGTCGGCTTGTACTTCCTCTCGTGTTTCTCCGCGGTTTGCTCTCTCCAGCTATTCCGCTTtatctccttttctctcttcttcctcgcctcctgcaGTGGCGTCTCCCACCGCAGCGGCGACCCGGGTGAGTTCTCCCCCCTCGGAGACTCCCAGCAGAGAGTGGGAGGCATGTTCTACGAAGAGACATCTGTGGTTCTCCTCCAAAGACACCCAAGAAACACCGGCAGATCGCGAGGGAACGGCGGCTGACGTGAACGAAGGGACAACGGCCGGATCTAGCCAAGCttcagagaagcgaagcggcGACAACGACACACAAGCCCAGGGACCTCCCGTTGTGACGTTTACCAGCGCCGATGGCCAGACGGAGCTGCAGTGTCCGTACAGG ACCGGGCAAACTGTGTTGATGGTAGCGTTTGAAAACGACGTTGGCATCGAGGGCGCATGTGGAGGCcagtgtgcatgcagcacaTGCCACGTTATTCTGAAC GCGGCGGACTTCGCTAAGTTCCCTGAGGCAGACGACGATGAGCAGGACATGCTCGATTTGGCTGTACATACAACAAACAC ATCGCGCTTAGGTTGCCGGCTGAAGCTCGGAGAAGAACACAATG GTGTAAAGCTGCAGCTGCCAGTGGCAACGGTCAACCAAATGTACCGCTGA
- a CDS encoding prenylcysteine oxidase (encoded by transcript TGME49_236010), with protein sequence MLWFRLTTLLSFMYVSPYPSSANLAQGTPLQAFNSASFPRCLFELNDCGASPAPAKVAIIGGGISGAATAAFLRMLESDLENLDHLRDAENRFGGSDEKTAGRRLVIDLFEAKDRLGGRLDYAELEGAFVELGGADIHETNAWMVQFHELVNAHLFAKGTRDEVEQPASSNQGPQFLKHINPPDAPIRLIDGDNVVTVNLASAFNINSEVSRFAAHILQGLADSWQHLYPLLGLQTCIDFSGKSHPVREQSSGVSGVRWPTKRRRFVPAFHTAVDMMRAVHLSTLLKQKLEDLIRPLYPAPLVHNMVDAVVRAVYTQGTSVHALAGAVGLAGGIGNLYKQKRPGRDVVSFLMETFVDHTFLNCRVTSIEERESRREWQSQSGKTFRLKAPDSLCPVDARDYLKRQAYDFVVIATPLELSGLSIFSRNEVGELKKVRFPVPRKFQEVFVTFVAAEGIRRTSALNPTGGPTFTTSRESHHELKENDLLLYASWCGRSLAEEEKVRKPPLICKLTTGRELADEDLSQLFRGLRRSVRRRWFAYPFLRPMNLSAEESREDDKAGNQRHSEVNPTTFQLVENVFYPNGFEGVFSCMEGQAMASRNVAHLLVNALAV encoded by the coding sequence ATGCTCTGGTTTCGGCTAACGACTCTGCTTTCGTTTATGTACGTTTCCCCCTACCCTTCGTCCGCAAATCTAGCACAAGGCACACCACTCCAAGCTTTCAATTCCGCTTCGTTCCCTCGATGCCTTTTCGAGCTCAATGACTGCGGGGCGTCGCCTGCCCCTGCAAAGGTGGCAATTATTGGGGGAGGCATTTCTGGTGCAGCGACTGCGGCGTTTCTGCGAATGTTGGAAAGCGACCTGGAGAACCTCGATCATctgagagacgcagagaacagATTCGGCGGAtcagacgagaagacagcTGGTCGACGCTTGGTCATCGACCTTTTCGAGGCTAAGGACAGGTTAGGGGGAAGACTGGACTATGCAGAACTGGAGGGCGCCTTCGTGGAACTCGGGGGTGCAGACATTCACGAGACAAACGCATGGATGGTGCAGTTTCATGAACTCGTCAACGCGCATCTGTTTGCAAAGGGCACGAGAGACGAAGTAGAGCAACCCGCTTCTTCGAACCAGGGACCTCAGTTTTTGAAGCATATCAATCCTCCAGATGCACCCATTCGTCTTATTGACGGAGACAATGTAGTAACAGTCAATTTGGCTTCCGCTTTTAACATAAACAGCGAAGTTTCCCGTTTTGCGGCACACATCTTGCAGGGCCTGGCCGATTCGTGGCAGCATCTATACCCGCTTTTGGGACTGCAGACGTGTATTGATTTCTCGGGGAAAAGCCATCCGGTACGCGAGCAGTCTTCAGGCGTCTCAGGCGTGCGATGGCCAACAAAAAGGCGCAGGTTTGTTCCCGCCTTCCACACGGCGGTAGACATGATGCGTGCGGTGCATTTGTCGACACTGCTGAAACAGAAGCTGGAAGATCTCATCAGACCGCTTTACCCCGCCCCCTTAGTTCACAACATGGTTGACGCCGTAGTCCGCGCTGTATACACACAGGGAACCTCTGTGCACGCTCTGGCAGGGGCGGTCGGGCTAGCAGGAGGGATTGGAAATCTCTACAAACAGAAACGTCCCGGTCGCGATGTGGTCAGCTTTCTCATGGAAACGTTCGTCGACCACACGTTTCTTAATTGCCGCGTTACAAGCATCGAAGAACGGGAAAGCCGGCGTGAGTGGCAGTCTCAGTCGGGGAAAACATTCAGGTTAAAGGCTCCGGACTCCCTTTGTCCCGTCGACGCAAGAGACTACCTAAAAAGACAGGCGTACGACTTCGTTGTCATTGCCACGCCCCTCGAGCTGTCAGGGCTGTCCATCTTTAGCAGAAACGAAGTCGGTGAATTGAAGAAAGTTCGCTTTCCTGTTCCGCGAAAGTTCCAGGAGGTCTTTGTAACGTTTGTGGCTGCGGAGGGCATACGACGCACCAGTGCGTTGAACCCAACAGGCGGACCGACGTTTACTACGTCACGAGAGAGCCACCACGAGTTGAAGGAAAACGATTTGTTGCTGTATGCTTCTTGGTGCGGACGCAGCCtcgcagaggaggagaaagtcAGGAAACCACCCCTCATCTGCAAACTGACCACAGGACGGGAACTGGCGGACGAAGACCTTTCTCAGCTGTTCCGCGGCTTGCGCAGAAGCGTCCGCCGCAGGTGGTTCGCATACCCGTTTTTGCGGCCAATGAATCTTTCAGCCGAGGAGTCCAGAGAAGATGACAAAGCGGGGAATCAGAGGCACTCTGAAGTCAACCCCACGACGTTCCAGTTGGTGGAAAACGTGTTTTATCCCAATGGATTTGAGGGAGTTTTCTCCTGCATGGAGGGGCAAGCCATGGCCTCACGGAATGTCGCACACCTTCTGGTGAATGCCCTTGCGGTGTAG
- a CDS encoding fructose-1,6-bisphosphate aldolase (encoded by transcript TGME49_236040~Predicted trans-membrane domain (TMHMM2.0):35-58), whose product MLCIVERIAMPTRGVNPSAANGKLPPRTRSATGCRVYIHPMVKFISLLFAVFYARFFLLFCVRIQSTFPTMSGYGLPISQEVAKELAENARKIAAPGKGILAADESTGTIKKRFDSIGVENTEANRAFYRDLLFSTKGLGQYISGAILFEETLYQKSPSGVPMVDLLKAEGIIPGIKVDKGLETLPLTDDEKATMGLDGLSERCKKYYEAGARFAKWRAVLSIDPAKGKPTNLSITEVAHGLARYAAICQANRLVPIVEPEILTDGSHDITVCAEVTERVLAAVFKALNDHHVLLEGALLKPNMVTHGSDCPKPASHEEIAFYTVRSLKRTVPPALPGVMFLSGGQSEEDASLNLNEMNKMGPHPFQLSFSYGRALQASCLKAWKGVPENKAKAQQVLMERARANGEAQLGKYGGGAGGAAAASSLFEKRYVY is encoded by the exons ATGCTTTGCATTGTAGAGCGAATTGCAATGCCAACGCGTGGTGTCAACCCCTCGGCGGCAAACGGCAAGCTCCCGCCGCGGACCCGGTCCGCAACGGGATGCagagtgtacatacacccgatGGTAAAGTTCATATCCTTACTTTTTGCCGTTTTTTACGCACgattctttctgcttttttgtGTACGCATTCAATCCACATTTCCCACCATG TCGGGATACGGTCTTCCCATTTCCCAGGAGGTGGCCAAGGAGCTGGCCGAGAACGCCCGGAAGATTGCAGCGCCGGGCAAGGGTATTCTTGCAGCCGATGAATCCACTG GCACCATCAAGAAGCGCTTCGACAGCATCGGAGTTGAGAACACCGAGGCGAACCGCGCGTTCTACCGTGACTTGCTTTTCAGCACTAAGGGTCTCGGCCAGTACATTAGCGGCGCGATCCTTTTCGAAGAGACTCTGTACCAGAAGAGCCCGTCGGGCGTGCCGATGGTAGACCTGTTGAAGGCCGAGGGGATCATCCCGGGCATCAAGGTCGACAAGGGCCTGGAGACTCTTCCGCTGACggacgacgagaaggcgactaTGGGTTTGGACGGCCTCTCTGAGCGCTGCAAGAAGTACTACGAGGCAGGCGCTCGTTTCGCCAAGTGGCGTGCGGTGCTCAGCATCGACCCGGCAAAGGGAAAGCCTACAAATTTGTCTATCACTGAGGTGGCCCACGGCCTCGCGCGCTACGCGGCAATCTGCCAAGCGAATCGACTCGTCCCTATCGTCGAACCCGAGATTCTCACAGACGGCAGCCACGACATCACCGTGTGCGCCGAAGTCACCGAGCGTGTGCTAGCGGCGGTCTTCAAGGCTCTGAACGACCACCACGTTCTGCTGGAGGGAGCGCTACTGAAGCCAAACATGGTGACCCACGGCTCGGACTGCCCGAAGCCGGCGTCTCACGAGGAGATTGCTTTCTACACCGTCCGCAGCCTGAAGCGCACGGTCCCGCCTGCGCTCCCCGGCGTCATGTTTCTCTCCGGAGGCCAGTCCGAGGAAGACGCTTCGCTGAACCTGAACGAGATGAACAAGATGGGACCCCACCCGTTCcagctctccttctcttACGGCCGCGCTCTCCAGGCTTCCTGCCTGAAGGCCTGGAAGGGTGTCCCCGAAAACAAAGCCAAGGCACAGCAAGTGCTGATGGAGCGCGCGCGCGCCAATGGCGAGGCACAGCTCGGCAAATACGGCGGCGGTGCAGGCGGGGCCGCTGCGGCTTCATCCCTCTTCGAGAAACGCTACGTGTACTAA